The following coding sequences are from one Candidatus Angelobacter sp. window:
- a CDS encoding PAS domain S-box protein — MNKELRILILEDVATDVVIINRELRKSGLAFRSIRIETREDFLRELQDDTPDLIFSDHGLPKFNGFAALALAQEKCPGIPFIFVTGSEREETAVETFKKGATDFVLKARLSDLGPAVQRALQLVEERARRREAERALQKSEERFQQLVELCPDALFVQSDDCIVFANSATARLLGAASVEQLIGKPMKEFVHPECWETLQQRLRELREEGTTLFWKSAQGRVQQLEGEEPVVPFYDEKFVRLDGRVVDVEVAAAPLTFENRPSVQIIARDIAQRKRAAE, encoded by the coding sequence TTGAACAAAGAACTACGAATCCTGATCCTGGAAGATGTCGCCACGGACGTGGTGATCATCAATCGTGAATTGCGCAAAAGCGGCCTCGCCTTCCGCTCCATTCGAATTGAGACGCGGGAGGATTTTTTGCGGGAGCTTCAGGATGACACTCCTGACCTGATTTTTTCCGACCACGGTCTTCCGAAGTTCAACGGATTTGCCGCCCTGGCTTTGGCCCAGGAAAAGTGCCCGGGTATCCCGTTTATTTTCGTCACGGGTTCGGAGCGGGAAGAAACGGCGGTTGAAACATTCAAAAAGGGTGCCACGGACTTTGTCCTCAAGGCACGGTTGTCGGATCTGGGCCCCGCCGTGCAGCGGGCCTTGCAACTCGTGGAGGAACGGGCCCGCCGGCGCGAGGCGGAACGGGCGTTGCAAAAGAGTGAGGAACGCTTCCAGCAACTCGTCGAGCTGTGCCCCGACGCGCTTTTTGTACAAAGCGATGACTGCATCGTGTTCGCCAATTCGGCCACCGCCCGGTTGCTGGGCGCGGCCAGTGTCGAACAGCTCATCGGCAAGCCGATGAAGGAATTCGTCCACCCGGAATGTTGGGAGACGCTGCAACAACGCCTGCGCGAGTTGAGGGAGGAGGGTACCACCCTGTTCTGGAAGTCCGCGCAAGGCCGCGTGCAGCAGCTGGAAGGAGAAGAGCCCGTCGTTCCGTTCTACGACGAAAAATTTGTGCGTCTGGATGGCCGGGTGGTGGACGTGGAGGTGGCCGCCGCTCCTTTGACCTTTGAAAACCGTCCGTCCGTGCAGATCATCGCCAGAGACATTGCCCAGCGTAAGCGCGCCGCGGAGTAA
- the mtnP gene encoding S-methyl-5'-thioadenosine phosphorylase, whose amino-acid sequence MTLHRIGIIGGSGLYHIEGFTKQKWVKVKTPFGQPSDSFLTGQLAGRQVAFLPRHGRGHRILPGELNHRANIWAMKKLGVAWIISVSAVGSLQARYQPCDIVLPNQFMDRTKKSPEHTFFGRGIVAHIAFADPICEELRQLLLQTCRAVGAKVHDGGTYVNMEGPAFSTRSESMTNHNLGYDVIGMTNLGEAKCAREAEIAYATMAMVTDYDCWKVDEAHVTVEMVIANLQRNATQAKEIVQRVLPQIPTESGCSCHHALQNAILTDKKLWPARTRAALNPLLKKYL is encoded by the coding sequence ATGACTTTACATCGAATCGGCATCATCGGCGGCAGCGGATTGTATCACATCGAAGGTTTCACCAAACAGAAATGGGTGAAGGTCAAAACGCCGTTCGGCCAGCCGTCCGACAGTTTTCTGACCGGCCAGCTCGCGGGACGCCAGGTTGCGTTTCTGCCGCGTCACGGTCGCGGGCACCGCATTCTCCCCGGCGAACTCAACCATCGCGCCAACATCTGGGCGATGAAAAAGCTCGGCGTCGCCTGGATCATCAGCGTCAGCGCGGTCGGGTCGCTGCAGGCCCGTTATCAGCCGTGCGACATCGTGCTGCCGAACCAGTTCATGGACCGCACGAAGAAATCGCCGGAGCACACTTTCTTTGGGCGCGGCATCGTGGCGCACATCGCCTTTGCCGACCCGATCTGCGAGGAATTGCGGCAGTTGCTCCTGCAAACCTGCCGCGCGGTGGGGGCAAAGGTCCACGACGGCGGCACCTACGTGAACATGGAGGGCCCGGCATTCAGCACACGATCGGAATCAATGACCAACCACAACCTCGGTTACGACGTGATCGGCATGACCAACCTGGGCGAGGCCAAGTGTGCGCGCGAAGCGGAGATCGCCTACGCGACGATGGCCATGGTGACGGATTACGACTGCTGGAAGGTGGACGAAGCGCACGTGACCGTCGAGATGGTGATTGCGAATCTGCAACGAAACGCCACGCAGGCGAAGGAAATCGTTCAGCGCGTGCTGCCGCAGATCCCGACCGAATCCGGCTGCTCCTGCCACCATGCGCTCCAGAACGCAATCCTGACGGATAAAAAGCTCTGGCCGGCCAGGACCAGGGCAGCACTCAACCCGCTCTTAAAAAAATACCTTTAA
- a CDS encoding M28 family metallopeptidase has translation MQTSRFLTSSPSAQISCLITGTLMCAVAGRIGVAHGASTNLLGFTAESAVEQRALEKQFDALLDPADQRAWLERMSAEPNHVGSPHNKANAEFMLEKLREWGWDARIETFYVLFPTPKKVALELVAPTQFTARLHEPAVDGDRTSDRTQNALPPYHAYGADGDVTGELVYVNQGMPDDYKELDRHGVSVKGRIVIARYGGGWRGLKPKLAYEHGAVGCIIYSDPRDDGYSVGDVYPRGGYRPPEGVQRGSVQDLPVYPGDPLTPGIGATKDARRLSIPDAKTVLKIPVLPVSYADAQPLLAALDGPVAPTGWRGALPITYHIGPGPARVHLVVASDWSETPIYNVVATLRGREQPDEWVIRGNHHDGWVFGAWDPLAANVVLMAEAKAIGALVRNGWKPKRTLIYASWDGEEPGLLGSTEWVETHADELHRKAVLYVNSDTNGRGFLRAGGSHSLQALVNQVAAEVRDPQTGATVFERLRARVMVDGNEKGAEEENKKIARRVSSGAAPPISALGSGSDYTPFLQHLGIASLDIRYGGEDNDSGIYHSAYDSFDHFLRFGDPGFAYGVALAETIGRVVLRTADADVLPMRFGDFADTVGQYVEELHKLADDMRERTEQQHRLLDQHAFTLAADPTETCLPPARESSVPYINFAPLDNALSKLRRSAKACDEACAKAADFDFKSGEPKLARLNGLLQGLEQRLVYSPGLPGREWYRHMIYAPGLHTGYGVKTLPGVREAIEQRRWPEVDHYMIIIAGALNAYSDRLDEVTSTQH, from the coding sequence ATGCAAACAAGTCGTTTTCTGACGTCCAGTCCGAGCGCGCAAATTTCGTGTCTCATCACCGGCACATTGATGTGCGCGGTCGCGGGCCGCATTGGCGTCGCACACGGCGCTTCCACGAACTTGCTGGGATTCACGGCGGAGTCTGCTGTGGAACAGCGGGCTCTCGAAAAACAATTCGACGCCCTGCTCGATCCCGCGGATCAACGCGCTTGGCTCGAACGCATGTCGGCGGAACCGAACCATGTGGGTTCGCCTCACAACAAGGCCAACGCCGAATTCATGCTTGAAAAACTTCGCGAGTGGGGCTGGGACGCCCGGATCGAAACGTTTTACGTCCTTTTTCCCACGCCCAAAAAAGTCGCGCTGGAACTGGTCGCCCCGACGCAATTCACCGCGCGGCTCCACGAACCCGCAGTAGATGGCGATCGTACTTCGGACAGGACACAGAATGCCCTGCCACCTTACCACGCGTATGGGGCCGACGGTGATGTCACCGGCGAACTGGTCTATGTGAATCAGGGCATGCCGGACGATTACAAGGAACTCGACCGTCACGGCGTCAGCGTGAAGGGCCGGATTGTGATCGCGCGTTATGGCGGTGGCTGGCGCGGCCTTAAGCCCAAGCTTGCCTACGAGCACGGCGCCGTCGGCTGCATTATTTATTCGGATCCGCGTGACGATGGTTACTCCGTGGGCGACGTCTATCCCCGGGGCGGCTACCGTCCACCCGAAGGCGTCCAACGGGGTTCTGTGCAGGATTTGCCGGTTTATCCGGGCGATCCTCTGACGCCGGGTATCGGTGCGACAAAAGACGCCAGACGCTTGTCCATTCCGGACGCGAAGACGGTGCTCAAAATTCCGGTGCTGCCGGTTTCGTACGCCGACGCGCAACCGTTGCTCGCGGCTCTCGACGGCCCGGTGGCGCCGACCGGCTGGCGCGGCGCCCTGCCGATCACTTACCATATTGGTCCGGGTCCGGCCAGGGTGCATCTTGTTGTTGCATCGGACTGGAGCGAAACGCCGATTTACAATGTGGTCGCTACCCTTCGCGGAAGAGAGCAACCGGACGAGTGGGTGATTCGCGGCAATCACCATGACGGTTGGGTGTTTGGAGCCTGGGACCCGCTGGCGGCCAACGTGGTGTTGATGGCCGAGGCCAAAGCCATCGGCGCCCTCGTCCGGAACGGATGGAAACCGAAGCGCACGCTGATTTACGCGAGTTGGGACGGCGAAGAACCCGGCTTGCTCGGCTCCACGGAATGGGTCGAGACCCATGCCGACGAGTTGCACCGCAAGGCGGTGTTGTACGTAAACTCTGATACCAACGGGCGCGGCTTTCTCAGGGCGGGCGGCAGCCATTCGTTGCAGGCGCTCGTCAACCAGGTCGCCGCCGAAGTGCGCGATCCTCAAACCGGCGCAACCGTGTTCGAGCGTCTCCGGGCAAGGGTTATGGTGGACGGCAACGAGAAGGGCGCGGAAGAAGAGAACAAAAAAATCGCCCGGCGGGTCTCCTCCGGCGCGGCCCCGCCCATCAGTGCCCTCGGCTCCGGATCCGATTACACTCCTTTTTTGCAGCACCTCGGCATCGCCTCGCTGGATATCCGGTACGGCGGCGAAGACAACGACAGTGGTATTTATCACTCGGCGTACGATTCATTCGATCATTTTCTGCGGTTCGGCGATCCCGGGTTTGCCTACGGCGTCGCCCTCGCCGAAACCATCGGCCGCGTCGTGTTGCGCACGGCGGACGCCGACGTGCTGCCCATGCGCTTCGGCGATTTTGCCGACACGGTGGGGCAATACGTGGAGGAACTGCACAAACTCGCGGATGACATGCGCGAGCGCACCGAACAGCAACACCGTTTGCTCGATCAACACGCCTTCACGCTCGCTGCGGATCCGACGGAAACCTGTTTGCCGCCCGCACGCGAATCGAGCGTGCCGTACATTAATTTCGCGCCTCTCGACAACGCGCTGTCGAAGCTCAGGCGAAGCGCCAAAGCCTGCGATGAAGCCTGCGCGAAGGCGGCTGATTTCGATTTCAAATCGGGCGAGCCGAAACTCGCGCGCTTGAACGGGCTGCTCCAGGGCCTGGAACAAAGGCTTGTTTATTCGCCGGGCCTGCCCGGTCGTGAATGGTACAGGCACATGATCTACGCGCCGGGACTGCACACGGGTTACGGCGTAAAGACACTGCCAGGTGTGCGCGAGGCCATCGAACAGCGCCGCTGGCCGGAGGTGGACCATTACATGATCATCATCGCCGGAGCGCTCAACGCGTACAGTGACCGGCTGGATGAGGTCACATCCACGCAACACTGA